In a genomic window of Quercus lobata isolate SW786 chromosome 4, ValleyOak3.0 Primary Assembly, whole genome shotgun sequence:
- the LOC115986788 gene encoding IQ domain-containing protein IQM3-like isoform X1 gives MALSVDCHDHNLESMSMDSQESKETFVSTAAVRLQKVYRSYRTRRRLADSAVVAEELCYGTIWRSQAIDYARLNHSTVSFFNFHKAETAASRWSRISLIASKVGKGLYQDAKAQKLAFQHWIEAIDPRHRYGHNLNFYYEEWGKGDTEQPFFHWLDVGDGKDVDLKDCPRSRLRQECIKYLGLQEREYYEYIIAEGMIVHKQTGSLLDTSQKLQGSKWIFVISTSKKLYAGEKRKGSFHHSSFLAGGATLAAGRLEAESGKLKSVSAYSGHYRPTAENLGSFLAFLDENGINLDEVQVFSPTEDHESYNSRKSVNEGSYSTKNVQEESKLGELTNSETPCQTPRENEINSRSSESCTYAQTKSTRTHSYKRTLSSDLHRTRTNLPKKEILQRIKSKKEVSSYQLGHQLSLKWSTGAGPRIGCVADYPLKLRLQALEFVNLSPRDPPTPSVCDVFLSSITTLCVVM, from the exons ATGGCACTTTCTGTGGATTGCCATGACCATAATCTTGAATCAATGTCAATGGATTCACAGGAGAGTAAAGAAACATTTGTTTCAACAGCTGCGGTGAGGTTGCAAAAAGTTTACAGGAGTTATCGTACCCGGCGCAGGCTAGCAGATTCAGCTGTTGTTGCTGAAGAGCTGTG TTATGGGACTATTTGGAGGTCGCAAGCTATAGATTATGCAAGGCTGAATCACAGCACGGTTTCCTTCTTCAATTTTCACAAAGCAGAAACAGCTGCCTCACGCTGGAGTAGGATCAGCTTGATTGCTTCTAAG GTTGGAAAAGGGTTGTATCAAGACGCTAAGGCACAAAAACTAGCTTTCCAACATTGGATTGAAGCT ATTGATCCAAGACATCGTTATGGCCATAATCTCAACTTTTACTATGAAGAGTGGGGTAAAGGTGATACAGAGCAGCCATTTTTTCATTG GTTGGACGTTGGAGATGGCAAAGATGTTGATCTCAAAGATTGCCCAAGATCAAGGCTTCGACAAGAATGCATTAAATATCTCGGATTG CAAGAAAGGGAATACTATGAATACATAATTGCTGAAGGGATGATAGTGCATAAACAAACTGGAAGTCTCCTTGATACAAGTCAAAAATTGCAAGGCtcaaaatggatttttgttaTCAGTACCTCCAAAAAACTTTATGCTGGTGAG AAAAGGAAGGGATCATTTCATCATTCCAGCTTCCTTGCAGGAGGGGCCACTTTGGCTGCTGGAAGACTTGAGGCAGAAAGTGGCAAGCTCAAG TCTGTATCGGCATACAGTGGACATTACCGACCAACTGCGGAGAACCTTGGCAGCTTCTTAGCCTTCCTTGACGAGAATGGGATCAACCTTGATGAAGTTCAG GTATTTTCCCCTACAGAAGATCATGAGAGCTACAATAGCCGCAAATCAGTTAATGAAGGAagttattcaacaaaaaatgttcAAGAAGAGAGTAAACTGGGAGAACTAACAAATTCTGAAACACCCTGCCAAACTCCTAGGGAGAATGAGATTAACAGCAGATCCTCTGAATCATGTACCTATGCTCAAACAAAAAGCACACGAACACACAGTTATAAGAGAACCTTGTCCAGTGATCTCCATAGAACCAGAACAAATCTTCCAAAGAAAGAGATATTGCAGAGGATCAAGTCAAAAAAGGAAGTAAGTTCATATCAACTAGGGCATCAGCTATCATTGAAATGGTCAACTGGAGCAGGCCCAAGAATTGGGTGTGTTGCGGATTACCCTCTGAAACTAAGGCTTCAAGCCCTCGAGTTTGTTAACCTCTCACCAAGGGATCCTCCCACACCATCAGTCTGCGATGTTTTTCTTAGTTCAATTACAACTTTATGTGTGGTAATGTGA
- the LOC115986788 gene encoding IQ domain-containing protein IQM3-like isoform X2, with translation MALSVDCHDHNLESMSMDSQESKETFVSTAAVRLQKVYRSYRTRRRLADSAVVAEELWSQAIDYARLNHSTVSFFNFHKAETAASRWSRISLIASKVGKGLYQDAKAQKLAFQHWIEAIDPRHRYGHNLNFYYEEWGKGDTEQPFFHWLDVGDGKDVDLKDCPRSRLRQECIKYLGLQEREYYEYIIAEGMIVHKQTGSLLDTSQKLQGSKWIFVISTSKKLYAGEKRKGSFHHSSFLAGGATLAAGRLEAESGKLKSVSAYSGHYRPTAENLGSFLAFLDENGINLDEVQVFSPTEDHESYNSRKSVNEGSYSTKNVQEESKLGELTNSETPCQTPRENEINSRSSESCTYAQTKSTRTHSYKRTLSSDLHRTRTNLPKKEILQRIKSKKEVSSYQLGHQLSLKWSTGAGPRIGCVADYPLKLRLQALEFVNLSPRDPPTPSVCDVFLSSITTLCVVM, from the exons ATGGCACTTTCTGTGGATTGCCATGACCATAATCTTGAATCAATGTCAATGGATTCACAGGAGAGTAAAGAAACATTTGTTTCAACAGCTGCGGTGAGGTTGCAAAAAGTTTACAGGAGTTATCGTACCCGGCGCAGGCTAGCAGATTCAGCTGTTGTTGCTGAAGAGCTGTG GTCGCAAGCTATAGATTATGCAAGGCTGAATCACAGCACGGTTTCCTTCTTCAATTTTCACAAAGCAGAAACAGCTGCCTCACGCTGGAGTAGGATCAGCTTGATTGCTTCTAAG GTTGGAAAAGGGTTGTATCAAGACGCTAAGGCACAAAAACTAGCTTTCCAACATTGGATTGAAGCT ATTGATCCAAGACATCGTTATGGCCATAATCTCAACTTTTACTATGAAGAGTGGGGTAAAGGTGATACAGAGCAGCCATTTTTTCATTG GTTGGACGTTGGAGATGGCAAAGATGTTGATCTCAAAGATTGCCCAAGATCAAGGCTTCGACAAGAATGCATTAAATATCTCGGATTG CAAGAAAGGGAATACTATGAATACATAATTGCTGAAGGGATGATAGTGCATAAACAAACTGGAAGTCTCCTTGATACAAGTCAAAAATTGCAAGGCtcaaaatggatttttgttaTCAGTACCTCCAAAAAACTTTATGCTGGTGAG AAAAGGAAGGGATCATTTCATCATTCCAGCTTCCTTGCAGGAGGGGCCACTTTGGCTGCTGGAAGACTTGAGGCAGAAAGTGGCAAGCTCAAG TCTGTATCGGCATACAGTGGACATTACCGACCAACTGCGGAGAACCTTGGCAGCTTCTTAGCCTTCCTTGACGAGAATGGGATCAACCTTGATGAAGTTCAG GTATTTTCCCCTACAGAAGATCATGAGAGCTACAATAGCCGCAAATCAGTTAATGAAGGAagttattcaacaaaaaatgttcAAGAAGAGAGTAAACTGGGAGAACTAACAAATTCTGAAACACCCTGCCAAACTCCTAGGGAGAATGAGATTAACAGCAGATCCTCTGAATCATGTACCTATGCTCAAACAAAAAGCACACGAACACACAGTTATAAGAGAACCTTGTCCAGTGATCTCCATAGAACCAGAACAAATCTTCCAAAGAAAGAGATATTGCAGAGGATCAAGTCAAAAAAGGAAGTAAGTTCATATCAACTAGGGCATCAGCTATCATTGAAATGGTCAACTGGAGCAGGCCCAAGAATTGGGTGTGTTGCGGATTACCCTCTGAAACTAAGGCTTCAAGCCCTCGAGTTTGTTAACCTCTCACCAAGGGATCCTCCCACACCATCAGTCTGCGATGTTTTTCTTAGTTCAATTACAACTTTATGTGTGGTAATGTGA